A single Arcobacter sp. FWKO B DNA region contains:
- a CDS encoding CatB-related O-acetyltransferase produces the protein MIYKIDSYNIGQKKVLTQEPNISSSSVIKECTFGEYVEIGENNNIQESVIGNFSYTSENCQIINSMIKNFVNIASYVRINPSQHPMHWASQHHIQYRKEMFGVGIDDESFFEWRRERKVIIGNDVWLGHNVVVMGNVTIGDGAVIGSSSVVTKDIPPFAIAVGNPAKVIRYRFDESTIQSLQKIAWWDWSYEQIKIAIDDFKNVDEFIEKYKR, from the coding sequence ATGATATACAAAATAGATTCTTATAATATAGGTCAAAAAAAAGTATTAACACAAGAACCAAATATTTCTAGTAGTTCTGTTATTAAGGAGTGTACTTTTGGAGAGTATGTTGAGATTGGAGAGAATAATAATATTCAAGAAAGTGTTATAGGAAATTTTAGTTATACAAGTGAAAATTGCCAAATAATCAATAGTATGATTAAGAATTTTGTAAATATAGCATCTTATGTAAGGATAAATCCATCTCAGCATCCAATGCACTGGGCATCACAACATCATATTCAATATAGAAAAGAGATGTTTGGAGTTGGGATTGATGATGAGAGTTTTTTTGAATGGCGAAGGGAGAGAAAAGTTATAATAGGTAATGATGTATGGCTAGGGCATAATGTAGTAGTAATGGGTAATGTGACTATTGGTGATGGGGCAGTAATAGGTAGTAGCTCTGTTGTAACTAAAGATATTCCACCATTTGCTATCGCTGTTGGTAATCCAGCAAAAGTGATAAGGTACAGATTTGATGAATCAACTATTCAGTCTTTACAAAAAATAGCATGGTGGGATTGGAGTTATGAACAAATCAAAATAGCAATAGATGATTTTAAAAATGTTGATGAATTTATTGAAAAGTATAAAAGATGA
- a CDS encoding AAA family ATPase has protein sequence MKTIILIVGASGVGKDTLINAIKDDIKANFVTRYVTRIPDENETNYYIAKEDFVCLKDKDFFVSFWEAHGNCYGVSKNSILDGLNIISVSRDSIKDFEENFSDVVTIDIKIPTNMLYERLKNRNREDEEEILKRIKRSDKKVQANRLITFYNDKSIDQSKEELISLIRSIEQ, from the coding sequence ATGAAAACAATAATATTGATAGTTGGTGCTAGTGGTGTTGGTAAAGATACATTGATTAATGCAATTAAGGATGATATTAAAGCAAACTTTGTCACAAGATATGTAACAAGGATACCAGATGAAAACGAAACCAACTATTATATAGCTAAAGAAGATTTTGTTTGTTTAAAAGATAAAGACTTTTTTGTTTCTTTTTGGGAAGCACATGGAAACTGTTATGGAGTTTCAAAAAATAGTATATTAGATGGATTAAATATTATATCTGTCTCTAGAGATTCCATCAAAGACTTTGAGGAAAATTTTAGTGATGTGGTTACCATCGATATAAAAATACCAACAAATATGCTTTATGAAAGATTGAAGAATAGAAATCGTGAGGATGAAGAAGAGATTTTAAAAAGGATTAAAAGAAGTGATAAAAAAGTACAAGCCAATAGGCTGATTACTTTTTATAATGATAAGTCTATAGACCAAAGCAAAGAAGAGCTAATATCTCTTATTCGTTCTATTGAGCAATAG
- a CDS encoding MFS transporter, with translation MIKRFFIDGTLKPVIGLGITSTIGYGTLFYSFTIMSLEFENEFGWSKSFIFGIFSLGLLLGGLISPFIGKKLDKYGAQVVMSIGSFLAALGMLFISFVETKFGFILSLLYIEIVATFVLYEAAFVALSQIAKEKARLPMAQITLIAGFASTIFWPLITFLLEIMSWRDVYLVLSLLHLCIALPLHLFMLKNRTLKSGVTNYIDSKGVFQLTQKQKDKAIVLLAITLCLIAIPIAAIQLHLLSVLQSFGIEAIIAVALGALIGPSQVGARVVEMIFSNKTTPIQSAIISNILIFLSLISLLLSVYEILFATLFVVLYGAGQGLNYIARGSLPLYILSADSFGKNSGILNLFIKITTAISPFSVALLLDFFGNIVTVVFLVIVVMLSFVSLFYLKKVYHV, from the coding sequence ATGATAAAAAGATTCTTTATCGATGGAACGCTCAAACCAGTTATTGGTCTTGGTATCACTTCAACAATAGGATATGGAACATTATTTTATTCATTTACTATAATGTCACTAGAGTTTGAGAATGAATTTGGATGGAGTAAAAGTTTTATTTTTGGTATTTTTTCATTGGGATTGTTATTAGGTGGTCTTATAAGTCCATTTATTGGGAAAAAGCTTGATAAATATGGTGCACAAGTTGTTATGAGTATAGGGTCGTTCTTAGCGGCATTGGGTATGTTGTTTATCTCTTTTGTTGAAACAAAATTTGGATTTATTTTATCATTATTATACATTGAGATAGTTGCAACATTTGTTCTTTATGAAGCTGCTTTTGTTGCACTTTCTCAAATAGCAAAAGAAAAAGCAAGACTACCTATGGCTCAAATTACCCTTATTGCAGGATTTGCATCAACTATATTTTGGCCATTAATTACATTTTTATTAGAGATTATGAGTTGGCGAGATGTATATTTGGTTTTATCACTTTTGCATCTTTGTATTGCATTACCTTTGCATTTATTTATGCTTAAAAATAGGACTTTAAAAAGTGGTGTAACAAATTATATTGATAGTAAGGGTGTTTTTCAACTTACACAAAAACAAAAAGATAAAGCCATAGTTCTACTAGCTATAACACTTTGTCTTATCGCAATACCAATTGCAGCAATTCAATTACATCTATTATCCGTATTACAATCATTTGGAATTGAAGCAATAATTGCAGTTGCATTAGGTGCTTTGATTGGACCATCTCAAGTTGGTGCAAGAGTTGTTGAAATGATTTTTTCTAATAAAACAACACCCATTCAGTCTGCAATAATTTCAAATATATTAATATTCTTGAGCTTGATTAGTTTACTTCTTAGTGTTTATGAAATTTTGTTTGCAACACTTTTTGTTGTTTTATATGGAGCTGGACAAGGGTTGAATTATATTGCTAGAGGAAGTTTACCACTTTATATTTTAAGTGCTGATAGTTTTGGAAAAAATAGTGGAATCTTAAATTTATTTATAAAAATAACAACAGCAATTTCTCCTTTTAGTGTTGCATTGTTATTGGATTTTTTTGGGAATATTGTAACAGTTGTTTTTTTGGTTATTGTAGTTATGTTATCATTTGTAAGTTTATTTTATTTAAAAAAGGTTTATCATGTTTGA
- a CDS encoding MBL fold metallo-hydrolase, translating into MFELKFLGTADSAGIPVHNCQCDICTEYRKKEKVNLSTSAYIELNNQQIILLDAGIENIATLFDGKKIEAIFMTHFHPDHALGLLRLRYSNDIINCYHPKDDLGFADLFKHTKSINYQVNIPFEKIMINQISFTPIPLKHSKNTTGYLIEDGEKTIAYLTDCAKISQESMNFLLSKKIDECYIDGSALPTSSNSNHLSYEEATEILDKLNAKKSYIIHLGHKVLDYIKQNGITLKYQIVNGIY; encoded by the coding sequence ATGTTTGAGCTAAAGTTTTTAGGAACAGCTGATAGTGCTGGCATCCCAGTTCATAATTGTCAATGTGATATTTGTACTGAATATAGGAAAAAAGAGAAAGTCAACCTTTCAACAAGTGCTTATATTGAGCTTAACAATCAACAGATAATATTGTTAGATGCTGGTATTGAAAATATTGCTACTTTATTTGATGGTAAAAAAATAGAAGCAATATTTATGACCCACTTTCACCCAGATCATGCTTTGGGACTATTAAGGTTAAGATATAGTAATGATATTATTAATTGTTATCATCCTAAAGATGATTTGGGTTTTGCAGATCTTTTTAAACATACAAAATCAATTAATTACCAAGTAAATATACCATTTGAAAAGATTATGATAAATCAAATATCTTTTACTCCAATACCTCTTAAACATTCCAAAAATACTACTGGCTACCTTATTGAAGATGGAGAAAAAACTATAGCTTATCTAACAGATTGTGCAAAGATATCTCAAGAGTCAATGAATTTCTTATTATCAAAGAAGATAGATGAATGTTATATTGATGGGTCAGCATTGCCAACTTCATCTAATAGCAATCATCTAAGTTATGAAGAGGCTACTGAAATACTAGATAAATTAAACGCTAAAAAATCATACATAATTCACCTTGGGCATAAAGTATTGGATTACATAAAACAAAATGGAATTACATTAAAATATCAAATAGTAAATGGCATATACTAG
- a CDS encoding UDP-2,3-diacylglucosamine diphosphatase, which produces MQYKSVFISDIHLGTSDAKAENFLDFIKDLECENLFLVGDIIDGWAMKRKLTWLQSHSDVIQKVLRKARKGTKVFYVLGNHDEFIKPFLPLQLGDNITVVQDYSYIGVDKRKYLVTHGDIFDTITLTKKWLALLGDSAYMFVLRVNKPLNKLRKLIGYHKYWSLSKYLKQNVKKSMMFICEFEEIMVNYAKEYQYDGVICGHIHCAEIKDIQGVTYLNCGDWVESCTALVEDLDGDWKILEHLVINE; this is translated from the coding sequence ATGCAGTATAAATCGGTATTTATTTCTGATATTCATTTGGGGACAAGTGATGCTAAAGCAGAAAACTTTTTAGATTTTATCAAGGATTTAGAGTGTGAGAATCTATTCCTTGTTGGTGATATTATAGATGGTTGGGCTATGAAGAGAAAACTTACTTGGTTGCAAAGTCACTCAGATGTTATACAAAAAGTATTAAGAAAAGCTCGTAAAGGTACAAAGGTTTTTTATGTTTTGGGCAATCATGATGAGTTTATAAAACCTTTTTTGCCACTTCAGCTAGGGGATAATATTACTGTTGTTCAAGATTATTCCTATATTGGAGTAGATAAAAGAAAATATCTTGTCACCCATGGAGATATTTTTGATACTATTACGCTTACAAAAAAATGGCTTGCTCTTTTAGGTGATAGTGCATATATGTTTGTACTTAGAGTTAATAAGCCATTAAACAAACTTAGAAAACTGATTGGCTATCATAAATATTGGTCGCTTTCAAAATATCTCAAACAAAATGTGAAAAAGTCTATGATGTTTATTTGTGAATTTGAAGAAATTATGGTAAACTATGCCAAAGAATATCAGTATGATGGTGTTATATGTGGACACATACATTGTGCAGAAATAAAAGATATTCAAGGGGTTACTTACCTTAATTGTGGCGACTGGGTGGAAAGTTGTACTGCCCTTGTGGAAGATTTGGATGGGGATTGGAAAATTTTAGAACATTTGGTGATTAATGAATAA
- a CDS encoding patatin-like phospholipase family protein — MNKVNLVISGGGARAIYALGVVQWLLEQQIKIEQISCVSGGSIVGAMLAQNQKPTDILASLKSIKYKKEIKLVLSKGLFSLDRFAPILDELLEHKTIQESVKPLLIWAISLESGKSNYFKTAKISDAILASCSLYPIFRPYMIDGKYYLDGGFVNNLPAEPFVGQDNKILGINLNPRLDINIDKLSIKRVLYTIFYANMDCRKHLCDIYLEPQAISAYGIFGTDKFDEIFELGYNEARNSKLCVE, encoded by the coding sequence ATGAATAAAGTAAATTTAGTTATATCTGGTGGTGGGGCTAGGGCTATTTATGCTCTGGGTGTTGTGCAGTGGTTACTAGAGCAACAAATCAAGATTGAACAAATTAGTTGTGTAAGTGGTGGTAGTATTGTTGGGGCGATGTTAGCACAAAATCAAAAACCAACTGATATTTTAGCATCTTTAAAGAGTATAAAGTATAAAAAAGAAATCAAGCTAGTATTATCTAAAGGGCTATTTTCTCTTGATAGGTTTGCACCTATTTTAGATGAGTTATTGGAACACAAAACTATACAAGAATCAGTTAAACCACTTTTGATTTGGGCTATTAGTCTTGAAAGTGGCAAAAGCAACTATTTTAAAACAGCAAAAATAAGTGATGCTATTTTGGCTTCTTGTTCATTGTATCCTATTTTTAGACCATATATGATTGATGGTAAATATTATCTTGATGGTGGTTTTGTGAACAACCTTCCAGCTGAGCCTTTTGTAGGGCAAGATAATAAAATCTTAGGTATAAATCTTAATCCAAGACTTGATATCAATATAGATAAGTTAAGTATCAAAAGAGTCCTTTATACAATATTTTATGCGAATATGGACTGTAGAAAACATTTATGTGATATTTATCTTGAGCCTCAAGCAATATCTGCTTATGGGATTTTTGGTACAGATAAATTTGATGAGATATTTGAACTAGGGTATAATGAGGCAAGAAACAGTAAGCTATGTGTTGAGTGA
- a CDS encoding RMD1 family protein yields the protein MQTNILFVSIGLPRTITKYEIEKEFSTLILSNIENSLVAQVSDDKFIFNTTYGVITFCNFSHEEIKAFLNRLHINEANHFETALINQDYPMVISPEFDKPLIDSHTIKYNKFNKSIASIISLALSQSVGLEIREKSLENKMKESRKLYEDTTKLKIKDRNALMNFASSIAKERFDILNQLYLLDKPDIIWDDLELESLYNQLSIQLELKSRFEVIEYKISYLKESVEFATDRVNQKSSEFLEWIIIWLILIEVFFSIWSYIIKPLME from the coding sequence ATGCAAACTAATATACTATTTGTCTCAATAGGACTCCCAAGAACAATAACAAAATATGAGATAGAAAAAGAGTTTTCTACACTTATCCTTTCAAATATAGAAAATTCACTTGTTGCTCAAGTAAGTGATGATAAATTTATCTTTAATACAACCTATGGGGTAATAACATTTTGTAACTTTAGCCACGAAGAAATAAAAGCTTTTTTAAATAGACTTCATATCAATGAAGCAAATCATTTTGAAACTGCCCTTATAAATCAAGATTATCCTATGGTCATATCACCAGAATTTGATAAGCCATTGATTGATTCACACACTATCAAATACAACAAATTCAACAAATCCATAGCATCTATTATCTCTCTTGCACTATCTCAAAGTGTGGGTTTGGAAATAAGAGAAAAATCACTAGAAAATAAGATGAAAGAAAGTAGAAAACTATATGAAGATACTACAAAACTAAAGATAAAAGATAGAAATGCTCTTATGAATTTTGCAAGTAGCATAGCAAAAGAGAGATTTGATATACTAAATCAACTCTACCTTCTTGATAAACCCGATATTATCTGGGATGATTTAGAGTTAGAATCACTTTACAACCAACTATCAATCCAACTAGAACTCAAATCAAGATTTGAAGTAATTGAGTATAAAATCTCATATCTAAAAGAATCAGTAGAATTTGCCACAGATAGAGTAAACCAAAAATCAAGTGAATTTTTGGAGTGGATTATTATTTGGCTTATCCTTATAGAGGTGTTTTTTAGTATTTGGAGCTATATTATCAAGCCACTGATGGAATAA
- a CDS encoding PstS family phosphate ABC transporter substrate-binding protein, giving the protein MTMFKKSVLSLSAVVALGMTANANDQIRVVGSSTVYPFTSYVAEEFGATTKSKTPIIESTGTGGGMKIFCSGADLNTPSFTNASRPIKSSEYEECKKNGVDNIVGMMVGFDGIAIAQSKSNPKMDLKLEHVFLALAEEVPSKDGKSLVKNPYKFWSDIDSSLPKREIRVIGAPTTSGTRDAFDEMVMEVASKKFDAYGDLKGKYKKTRTDGAFIPGGENDNLIVQQLTQDKAAVGYFGYSFLEENHDKIQGVSLNGVSPTFEDIASAKYPVSRSLYVYAKGNHLGKVKGMEQFMDLYMSDMMIGQNGVLKNIGLIPMPASTLKEVQNAVKARTQLTKEMVDKHTVLPVK; this is encoded by the coding sequence ATGACAATGTTTAAAAAATCGGTATTATCTTTAAGTGCAGTAGTTGCTCTTGGTATGACAGCTAATGCAAATGATCAAATAAGAGTTGTTGGATCAAGTACAGTATATCCTTTTACAAGCTATGTAGCTGAAGAATTTGGTGCAACAACAAAAAGTAAAACACCTATTATAGAATCAACTGGTACAGGTGGTGGTATGAAAATATTTTGTTCAGGAGCTGATTTAAATACTCCAAGTTTTACAAATGCTTCAAGACCTATAAAATCAAGTGAATACGAAGAGTGTAAAAAAAATGGTGTTGATAACATCGTTGGTATGATGGTTGGATTTGACGGTATAGCTATAGCTCAGAGTAAATCAAATCCAAAAATGGATTTAAAATTAGAGCATGTTTTTTTAGCATTAGCTGAAGAAGTACCAAGTAAAGATGGTAAATCATTAGTAAAAAACCCTTATAAATTTTGGAGTGATATAGATTCATCTTTACCAAAAAGAGAAATCAGAGTAATTGGAGCTCCAACAACATCTGGTACAAGAGATGCTTTTGACGAAATGGTAATGGAAGTAGCTTCTAAGAAATTTGATGCATATGGTGACTTAAAAGGTAAATATAAAAAAACAAGAACAGATGGTGCATTTATCCCAGGTGGTGAAAATGATAATTTGATAGTTCAACAACTTACTCAAGATAAAGCAGCAGTTGGATATTTTGGATATAGTTTCCTAGAGGAAAATCACGACAAAATTCAAGGTGTAAGCTTAAATGGTGTATCTCCAACATTTGAAGATATTGCAAGTGCCAAATATCCAGTATCAAGAAGCCTTTATGTATATGCAAAAGGTAATCATTTAGGAAAAGTAAAAGGTATGGAACAATTTATGGATCTTTATATGTCTGATATGATGATAGGGCAAAATGGTGTTCTTAAAAATATAGGACTTATTCCTATGCCAGCTAGTACTTTAAAAGAGGTTCAAAATGCTGTAAAAGCTAGAACACAATTAACAAAAGAAATGGTAGATAAGCATACTGTTTTACCTGTTAAATAA